Part of the Malaclemys terrapin pileata isolate rMalTer1 chromosome 17, rMalTer1.hap1, whole genome shotgun sequence genome, TGCAAGATGGCAAGATACAGGCCATAAGTGACTCGGACGGTGTGAACTACCCCTGGTACGGCAACACCACAGAAACCTGCATGATCGTGGGGCCCACCAGGAAGGAATCCAAGTTCAACATCAGTATGAATGATAACTTCTACCCAAGCGTCACGTGGGCGGTGCCCGTGAGCGAGAGCAACATGGCAAAACTCACGAGCATCCACCGGGATCAAAGCTTCACCACCTGGTTGGTTGCCACCAACATGGCCACCAGCGAGATGGTGACCCTGCAGACTATCAAGTGGCGTATGAGGCTGGGCATAGAGGTGAATCCCAGCAGACCCTTGGGGCAGCGTGCTACGCTGCGGCAACCCTTTGCTCAAGAGCAGCCCCAGGTCCTTAGCAAGAATGAGCCAATACCACCCAGTGCCCTTGTGAAACCCAATGCCAATGATGCTCAGGTACTCATGTGGAGGCCAAAGGACGGGCCACCACTAGTGGTGATCCCTTCAAAATATCGGTAATAGCAACCTGGCATCCCGGCACCAGAAGGGAAGAAAATAACCCTGCACTTAGATATTTTTAGAATCTAAGCAAAATTCAGATGCACTTTTTATTCATTCAACAGAAATGCAACCATTCTACCTTCTCCCATTGGGACGGATCTCACTGTGCTAAAGCTAAAGAGGAGACCTTACCAGGGTCTGTCTCATCACTTTGATTCCTAAGCGAGGAATCAGCAAACTAAACTTTATTTCTAGCCCTGTAGCTTTCTTTTCTTCCTGACTTTAATTATTGTTTGAACTTCAGTCTCATTAGCTCACCCAGATTGTCCAGAACAAAATAAGGTTTTTATCTGGGATTTTATTATGTTTGGTGGgaggaaagggattttttttctctccccagaATGAAACTCAAGTTCCTGGAGCTAATCGCtgactatttatttattattatgggtttttttaaatgataaaaggTTCTGAGTTGCAAATCTAAGTCATGCGGCCTTATGTAGACTTTGCTTTGCATTGCCAAACTTTTGCCTTAAAGCTGTGTTTGAAAGAAAATTTAATCTCACCAAGCAGAATCTCTTTTCTACAGGATTTTAGGGAGGGTCAGGGGAAGCGTTCTGGAGCAAGGGATAGATTGTCAGTGTATCAAGGGATGAGGAGGAAGGAATGAGCATGGAAGAAACcagattaaaaagaaaaccttCCTGGTTTTAAACATGGAACAAGAAAGCATGGAAATAAACCCAGCTCAAAACCCGTTGTTTTGCTGTATGAGCAGAAACGGGACTAGTATTGCACCCAGTTGCAATGCAAGTAACAAGTTCGTTAGAGAACCATCTTTGGACAAGAGCTGGCAGGCCCCTCACTGCTCGATAGAAGGGGTCGTCACAGCCTTGCATTGCTTCAACTTTCTGAGCTGAGCTTGAGAAGACGGAACAATCCAGACAGTGGTGGGAACGACTGGAGATGTGGTACTCAAAAAGAAACACAATTCAGGGGAGTCAGTTCCATCTTGCTTGTCCTGAGGAGAGGACTTTCTCCTTCCAAACTAGCCCACTATTATTTCCCCCGAGGGCATCGTGAGTGGTGGGTCACACACAAGCTGTAATATATGtggggtcaaattctgccatTGGTTACTCCCACGAAACCCCAATGAATTCATAACAGGTGGGGTGAGAGGAGCAAGGTACAGCAGGACCCATCTAAAATCACTGGGGCTGCATGGGTGTAAATGAGGGCAGCTGTTGTCCACTGGAGTCTCTGACTCAGGAAGAATTATACCCGTGAAAATAACATGCACCCTTCCTATTAACAGTGAAAACAAAAAAGTCTCCTCTTACTATAGCTTTAGTGCTCACCTGGGCTGATGGAGAACCAGCCTCATGGTCCCACCGGATTCAGATGGCTTTCAGTGATAAGGGTTGTAGGTGAAGACACAGCTGCAGAGATATGGTGGAAGCATACATGTGTAAGCAGGTGACCCCTAATAAGGTGAAAATAATGCAAAATCTGCATCCTGCGGGGAGGATGCTGTGGGAAGTCATGTCTGTTTGGAACATAAGTCAGGGACCTAAGAAATCATTTGGTGGATCTCCTGGGTGGCCTCAGAGACACCACCAGTATTTCTCCAAAGACAGGAAGCATGAAAAGGAGGCAGCTCAACTGAGACATGTGTGGCTGAGGGGAGTTTAGAAATGGAGGAACTTGTATGGTGGAGGCAGCGTGAGCTGGAgaacagggcaggggctgggaggaggagacCTACCTTCTGTTTTCAGCTCTTGTTGTATGGCCTCAGGCAAGTCTCTTCACCTCTCCActgcacctgtaaaatggggatagtcaCACTTCCCCTTACCGAGGAATTGCTTAGGGACTAAGAGTGCGCACATGTTCTCTACCTGGCTGGTCCCTGCTCAGCTGGTCTCACCAGGACTCCCCAAGACTCCCATCTGGATCTGCCGTTTCCCACGCTATGCTCCAAGCagctctgtctctcccccacacTCATCGGCGAGCTGCTAGCATTGCAGCCAGCCTCCATGCACGCTCTTTAAAGAGTTCCCCAGCAAGACAGCCTTACGATATACCAGGACCCTCCCTACGTTGTGTCCAACCCCTTTATTTTGGCAGCATGCTCAAATGCCACCCTCCCGCCCAGGGACCAGAAGCCTCAGTGCCTGCTTCCAAGCCCCAGCATCCCATATGACAGCACCTATAGTCATCCTCCATGCCACCAGAGTCAGAGTTGAtctaggggaggaggaggaggagaggatgaTGAATCAAGCTTGAGAGACCTCGTGGTGTGAACGGCGACTGCCTCCATCATTCTTCAGTTCCCCTTTCTTAGGTCTAATCAGCTCCCAGCTACAGCTTGACTTGTACAGACCCTTGAGACTTATCCATATCCTCTCCCAGGCAATACCACGCCCTAGCAAATCACCGACTACGGCAAAACCTCTTCCTGCTGTGTCCGGACTGGTGATAGTTGGGATGGGCCCAAGTGGTGAAGCTTGCATTCATTTCTCAGCAGCCCCAAAGTTTAGTGTGTGTGCGCgttaggggagggaggggaaggaggggggaggtgtTCTTCAGGCCTGGCATTATTTAGAGCCCGTTTCTGAAGTGCTGAGTATTTGCagctccttttgacttcagtacaggttgtgggttctcagcacctctggaacaaaaaaaatcactgtctTAACTAGCTATATGAAGGAGTGTTCTGAGGAAAGATTTCTTCTCCTGCTCATCCGAAATCACATTCAGGGAATTCTCAGGTCATATTTCATTTAGCGTGGCATTGGGCTTAGTCTCTGGGTACATTAAACAAGCCAGATTCCTACTACCTATCTTGCTGGGTTGGATACACCCCTGCAATTTGACATTAACCTCCTTGCTAAGACTCTCCTGCTGCACTGAGTAGACCTGGCTGGGCAGTAAATGTGAGAATGAAGGTTCATGTCAGGGGTCAGTTTTGCAAGGCCTTTAACTCCCACTCCATCCCAAGAATGCCTCTCCCGTTTCCTTGTTGGAAacatccctccctcctccctttgtGCTGTCAGACGCTAGTGTAGAAAAAGGACACTGCCTTTTTAAGACTTCATGCTTTGGGATTAAATAAATGATGTTTTTCCAATGCTGCTTCATTACGAAAACTGCTGAGGACAGATTGAGCCAACACAAAAGGGGTGGCGGCTggaaatgaaaagtgctatgcacACCAC contains:
- the FAM78A gene encoding protein FAM78A; the protein is MPNLPQDCWSVLGIALVLYAMGCIQSISCKSKVFRESISVIEVKASIDPVPTSIDESSSVVLRYRTPHFRASAQVLVPPIPKKETWIVGWIQACSHMEFYNHYGEQGMSSWELPDLQDGKIQAISDSDGVNYPWYGNTTETCMIVGPTRKESKFNISMNDNFYPSVTWAVPVSESNMAKLTSIHRDQSFTTWLVATNMATSEMVTLQTIKWRMRLGIEVNPSRPLGQRATLRQPFAQEQPQVLSKNEPIPPSALVKPNANDAQVLMWRPKDGPPLVVIPSKYR